GCAGGAGCTTCTTCTTTAACTTCAGGAGCTGGCGCTTCTTCAGAAGCAGCTTCCTCTTTTTTCTCCTCTGCTGGAGCGGATGCTTCTTCTTTTGCTTCCGGTGCCGGTGTTTCTTCGGCTACTGGCTCTTCTTTTTTCTCTTCTACCGGAGCGGATGCTTCTTCTTTTGCTTCCGGTGCCGGTATTTCTTCGGCTACTGGCTCTTCTTTTTTCTCTTCTACCGGAGCGGGTGCTTCTTCTTTTGCTTCCGGTGCCGGTGTTTCTTCAGCTGCAGGTTCTTCTTTTTTCTCTTCTACTGGAGCAGAATTCTCATCCTTTTTCTCAGCAGGTTGTTCCTGAGGAGCTACAACTTCCTCTTTAACTTCTGCAGATTCTTCTGATTTTTGTTCTTTTTGCTCTTCTGTCATTATTGACCTCCTTCATACATGAGCGTACATACTATATAAAAAACGTTTTGATATCAACTTAAAAATGCCAAAAATACTTGTTTCATATATAATAGACGGAAATACAGATAAAACGTTCCATTTTACTACATACTCTTATTTACAAGGGTATTATTTATATCCCTATATATACAAGAGCGTTACAACTATCCTAGAATTGCTACTGGCTTGAATCCGTAATAAAGTTTGCCATACAGACGCTTATTGACGGGTATAAGCTTTGTGAATTTGTGTTTTCGAAATGATATTAATTAATAGTTATTAAAATTGTTCCGGCTTAATGATTACTTGTGAGGATAGTCTATTGATAGCTTTTTCACATGCGAGGATCTTATTCTTATTACGCAAATATTCATATACTGATTTTGATCTCTTATAATAAATAAGCGCCTTTTTGAGCTCACCCCTTTTTTCATACAACCCGGCAAGATTATTGAGCCCTATTGCAATACCTTCCACATTTTCATTTTTCTTATCGAGACGCAAAGCCTCATTATAGAAAGTACGTGCTTCAGTATACTTTTTATTATCTTCCAATATATTCGCTTTGTTGTTCATTCCTGCTGCAAGGATAAATTCATTTTTAATGCTGCGCGCAATACTAATTGCTTCATCAAAACATGCTGCTGCTTTTTTAGTTTTGCCGAGCCGATACAAAAACTTTCCGTAATTATTTAAGCGTATTGCTACATCGCTTTGTTGTCCTGACTTTCTTGAAAAAGTCAGAGCTTTTTCAAAACATTTCCCCGCATTGTCCGTTTCACCCTGCATTTCATATATATTTCCAATATTGACATAATTTGTTGCTAGTCCAGAATAATCATTCGTTTCTCTGTTAATAGTAAGTGCATTATCAAGATGCATTCGTGCTTCATCAAATTTCTCAAGGCGCACATAAATGCATCCCATATCATTCAAATTCCTCGCGATTCCAGGCAGATTATCAATAGCTTTGTTAAGCTCTAAAGCTCCTATGAGATTAAATAAAGAGCTTTCTATCTGTCCTTTCATATATGCCTTCTCAGCATCACGAGACATATTAGCTGCCATGTGTTTCATCCCCTTTTTCTCAGGGGGGGCAATGCTACACCCAGCAAGCGAAACAAGGCAGCATGCAACAATTGTGATGTAACAGAGATTCTTCATTTGCGGGGAATAGTTATTTTTCATTCTTTGCGCTCAATCCTGCCTTCAAACTCTATTGGCTTATAGGTTTGTTCTTCTCTGATACCTGTTCTGATAAACGGTAAGCGTTTAACCGCCCCCATAACTTCCTGCATTTCACTCATACCTTTATTTGCAGAATCTATAAGCTCGGGTAATTTTGGCAGAACAAGTTTGAGTTCATTGCTTAAAAGATTAAGATTATCGATAAGAGTTTTACTTTCTCTCATAAATTTCAATGTTTCATTATACAACTGCTTATTTGAAACTATTTCACCGGCCATGCCTTGATTATCGACAACGCGCTTAGATATAACATTCATGTTTTCCATAAGCTCTGCCAGCACGTTCGAATGACTATCAAGTTTTGTGTTGAGCTTGATAAAGAGTTCTGATTTATCCGTTATATGAATGGGCAATGAATTATTCTCTTTTTGATAATTATTCAAAAATTCAACAAGATCTCGCGTATCTCTAAAAAGCTTTCCATCATCACAAAGAAGCGAAAAAACCGAACTATCGTTTTCTGCTATCTTCTTCGCAATCGTATCGAGTTTCACAAAAAGGCTCTTATAAGGACCGTCGGGATCCAATACATCTTTAAGAAGCTGTACCATTGAACTTGTTACAAACATCAAATCCTGCATGGTAACTTCTTTCACAGTACGAACATTGATAAAAGCACCGTTTTTAAGAATCGGTTTTTCAACGGAACCAAGAGTAATTTGCAGTTCGGAACTTCTCAGGATATTGGGTGTTACAATGGAGACAAAAGAATTGCTTCTGATCTGTTTTTGGTATTTTTCTTTAATGCATAATAGTACTTCTATTTTATTTTGCTCATTAAAATTTACATCTTTTACTTTCCCAATCGCTATACCTTCCATAGACACCACTGTATCAAGATGTATATCTGTTCCATGATTGAATTGACCTTTAAGAATATATGTTTTCGCAAACCAGTCCTGCTGTCTTGACACAATCAAAAGAAGCACAAGCCCCGAACAAATAACACCAATAACAAACATTCCTGCAACACGCTCTACATATTTAGTTCTAAATGACATAAGGATTCCTTTATAGACTTTCCCCTGCTAAATATTCTTTTATTAAAACATTGTCACTATGAAGAACAACTTCTGGTGCATCACACATCACAACGGTCTGATCTACATATATCAAACTATCAGCAATTTCCTTTGCAAAACATATATCATTAGTGGCCACCACTGTGACCATATTATACTTCTCTTTTATCAACTTAATCAAACTTTTTATTGCTTTTGCACTAACAATATCAAGACCGAGAACAGGATTATCATAAATGATTATATCCGGCTCGTTTGCAAGCGCCATTGCAATATTAGCTATCCGCCTCTTACTCATACTCATTTGAGCCGGACGATAATTGATCAAAGATCTGATCCCTAAATAGTCAATAATCTCATCTATTTTTATTTCTGTTTCAGCTTTTTTGTATTTTTTAAAATACTGCTTTGGAAGTGCAATATTGTCTCTAACACTTATATTACTTATCAGTCCACCTGTTTCAAAAACAAAACCAGCAGCAATTCTTCTTTCACTAACAGCATCACACATCGGATACTGCTTACCATCAATCGTAACATCGACAGTGCCTGATGTAGGCTCATATATACCGGCCATGAGTTTACAGAGTATTGTTTTTCCCCCACCGTTAGGACCAATCATACAATAGAGTTTATCGTTTTCTATTGTTATGTTCACATCTTTAAGGATATTTTTCCCATCAAAAGTAAACGACATATTTTTTATTGTAACGACACCACTCATCTGCTCACCTTAATAATATAGTACCGTTATAAATGCGCTTATAATAAAACACCAGAAAAAAGAACTTATCACTGCTTTCGTTGTCATTTGCGGTATTTCCGTTGATGCGTAACGCGTGGATATCCCATAAAAACAACAGATAAAAGAAATAATAAAACCAAACAAGATACTTTTAAAAATATTTATCCCTATATCAAGCGGAGTAATTGACGAAAAGACACCATCCATATATTGAGCGGTCGGCACATACAAATAATAATTAGATAGCAACATTCCACCGACGATGGTAACCACGGTAAATATAAATGACAGACATAAAAGAGATATCGTCATTCCAATCACACGCGGCGCTACAATAAAATATAATGGGTCTATTCCCAGCACCTTTAATGAATTTATTTCCTGATTTACAACCATAGAACTTAATTCTGCGGCAATTGCCGTTCCGGAACGTGCAATTAAGATAAATGAGATAATGAGCGGCGCAAGCTCACGCACAACCAATATCGTAAATATTTTACCAAGAAATATGCCTGCACCTACCTGTGGCACAAACATGTCTACTTGCATGATAATTGCTGAAAAAAGAAATACTGACAGAAGGATAACAAGGGGTATCGCGTCAACAGCAGTAAAAAGAACCTGAAAAGAAGTAACTCGAAGTATTATATGTTTTCCATGCTTGAGGTTTCTTTTAAATGAAAGTATTGTTTTATAGACAAAAATATTAAAATCTACAAGGATACGTATATATCTTACGACCGGCACCCCTAAAGCATGTAGAATATCCATTTTTAACCCCTATGGACTATTTCAGTATCTATGCATTACATTCGGCATGGCGCTTTTACCCCTAAGAGATGCAGTCCGTTTGCGATAACAATTCGTGCAGCGTCAATAAGCGTTAAACGCGCAAGTGTCAGTTCTTCATCATCCGATAACACTCTACATCGAGTATAAAACACATGCATCTTACTTGCAAGATCTTCTAAATAGAGTGGAATCCAATGCGACTCAAGCTTATCTGCGGCAATACCAACAATATCTTCGAACCTTCCAAGAAACTTCAATAAATCAAGCGCTTCAGGCTCATTCAATAATTCGAGACGCGCATTCTGCAGTAACTCTTTGGTGATATAAATACCTTTTTCTTCTCGTGCCTTTTTAAAAATACTTGATATACGTGCATGTGCATACTGCACATAATAAACAGGGTTATCAGAACTTTGTTTTTTTGCTAGTTCAAGATCAAAATCAAGGTGGCTGTCTGTCTTTCTCCTCACGAAAAAGTATCGCGCAGAATCTACACCGACTTCATCAATTACTTCACGCAAGGATATAAATTCTCCGGCACGTGTTGACATAGAAAGCCGCGTGTCGCCCTGAAACAATGTTGCAAGCTGCACAATAACAACGGTAAGTATATTTTCGTCATAGCCTAACGCTGTTAAAGACGCTTTGAGACGCTGAATATATCCATGATGGTCAGGGCCCCATAAATTTATAAGCATCTCATACCCTCTTTTACACTTATCATCGTGATAAGCAATATCAGGGGTAATATAGGTCATGTCACCGGTATTCTTTATAAGCACCCTATCTTTGTCATCGCCATATTGCGTTGATCTAAACCATAAGGCGCCCTCGTCGGTATAGGTAAGCTTCTTTTCCCTTAACGTCTCTAACACTGCCTCGATTTTTGTGGTTTGGGCAAACTTTTTTTCACTAAACCATGAGTCAAATCGCACATTAAACTCAGTGAGATCATGTTTGATATCTTCTAGTATTGTGTTTGAGGCATATTCCATAAAATAAGGAATAACATCTTCTTGTGTACTGTTAAGATACTTATTACCGTCTTTATCAATTATCGATTGAGCTATATCATAAATATATGCTCCTTTATATCCATCTTCCGGAAAAGAATCCCCTTTACCAAGTTTTTCTTTATACCGTGCATACACAGAGAGTCCTAATATATGTATTTGTTTTCCTCTGTCATTGATTAAATATTCTCGTGTGACATCATATCCTGCAAAAGAGAGGATGTGGCTTAGCGTATCACCGACAGCTGCCTGACGGCCATGCGCAACAGTCAGAGGACCAGTGGGATTTGCGCTGACAAACTCAACCATGACCTTTTTACCCTTCCCAACATTGACACGTCCATAATCTTTTTCCTGTTCATGAATAGTTCTCAGCATTATGTGACATGCATGCTGAGTTAAGTAAAAATTGATAAACCCCGGTCCCGCGATCTTTATCTCTTGAACAGTATCCGAAAGTGCAGGGTCATTATCAAGCGCCTCTTTTATGCCGAGAGCAATTTTGGGCGGTGCATTCTTAAACGTTCGGGCAAGCTGCAAAGCACAATTTGTTGATATATCACCAAATTGTTTGTCCGATGGTGTTTCTAACAGTATGTCGGGAAGTGTCTCTGGAGATATTCCAGAATCTGAACACATCTGATTCAGTGTATTTTTCAGCGAAGATATTATAATTTCTGTTATAACTTTATTCATCTGTTACAGTTCCATATGTAATTTTCTGAGCATCTTCCCATAAACGTTCCAAATCATAATGCTGTCGAGCTTCAGGAGTAAATACATGTATAACAACATCAAAATAATCTATAATCACCCACTTAGAGTCTGAAAGCCCTTCCATATGATAATAATGAATATTATGCTTTTTTTTGTTCGTGCAACCAATTTCTTCAGCAAGTGCTTTTACATGTTTATTATTCGATCCAGTAATAAAAACAAAATAATCAGCGACAGAGGAAATCTCTTTAATATCAAACAAAATGATATCGGTTCCCTTCTTTTCATCCGCAATCTTTGCACACATAAGAGCCAATTTTTTTGCATCAGTTTTTTTATTTTTAATAGCACACCCCCTACAAATACAAGCCTTTTTGCTTAATATATTTCTCAGCTTTCTCAGGCACAATGTATTTTATGTTTATATTATTTTTTATTCGCTTTCTGATATCTGACGATGATACAGCAATGGGAAAACCTTTTATTGATCGAGAAAAATACTTTTTAAGCGTACCCATCCCAGCTAACGTTTCATTATACAGGCAACCGGGCCTTTCATAAGATATTATTTTACATAACTTAACTATCTCTTGAGACTGATGCCACGAATGAAAGTCAGCCATACTATCAGTACCCATAAGAAAGAATAATTCATCGTTTTCAGAAATTATCTTTTTCATAGATCTCAAAGTATCTACAGAATATGACGTTCCACCCCTGACAATCTCGATATCTGACAAGGTAAATGCATTATTTCCTTTTATCGAACACCGTATCATATGCATACGGTCTTTCGGGTCAATAATATTTTTATTCCTCTTATGAGGCGGAATATAAGCCGGAATAAAAATCACTTTACCCAGTCTATACTGTTCCAGGGCCATCTGCGCAATATATAAATGACCATTATGAATAGGATTAAAGGTTCCCCCAAACAAACATATTTTCATTTTTTATATCCGGCAAATATAATCTCTCACGACTTTTTATTCGTGACACGCACTACGATCTTATTTGCCCGTTTCCCATTACAAGATATTTGTATGTTGTGAGCTCATTGAGGCCCATTGGACCGCGAGCATGTATTTTATCTGTGCTGATACCGATCTCCGCACCAAAACCAAATTGACCACCGTCATTAAAACGGGTAGACGCATTATGGAATACTGCCGAAGAATCGAC
The Candidatus Ancaeobacter aquaticus DNA segment above includes these coding regions:
- a CDS encoding tetratricopeptide repeat protein, with protein sequence MKNNYSPQMKNLCYITIVACCLVSLAGCSIAPPEKKGMKHMAANMSRDAEKAYMKGQIESSLFNLIGALELNKAIDNLPGIARNLNDMGCIYVRLEKFDEARMHLDNALTINRETNDYSGLATNYVNIGNIYEMQGETDNAGKCFEKALTFSRKSGQQSDVAIRLNNYGKFLYRLGKTKKAAACFDEAISIARSIKNEFILAAGMNNKANILEDNKKYTEARTFYNEALRLDKKNENVEGIAIGLNNLAGLYEKRGELKKALIYYKRSKSVYEYLRNKNKILACEKAINRLSSQVIIKPEQF
- a CDS encoding MlaD family protein is translated as MSFRTKYVERVAGMFVIGVICSGLVLLLIVSRQQDWFAKTYILKGQFNHGTDIHLDTVVSMEGIAIGKVKDVNFNEQNKIEVLLCIKEKYQKQIRSNSFVSIVTPNILRSSELQITLGSVEKPILKNGAFINVRTVKEVTMQDLMFVTSSMVQLLKDVLDPDGPYKSLFVKLDTIAKKIAENDSSVFSLLCDDGKLFRDTRDLVEFLNNYQKENNSLPIHITDKSELFIKLNTKLDSHSNVLAELMENMNVISKRVVDNQGMAGEIVSNKQLYNETLKFMRESKTLIDNLNLLSNELKLVLPKLPELIDSANKGMSEMQEVMGAVKRLPFIRTGIREEQTYKPIEFEGRIERKE
- a CDS encoding ATP-binding cassette domain-containing protein — protein: MSGVVTIKNMSFTFDGKNILKDVNITIENDKLYCMIGPNGGGKTILCKLMAGIYEPTSGTVDVTIDGKQYPMCDAVSERRIAAGFVFETGGLISNISVRDNIALPKQYFKKYKKAETEIKIDEIIDYLGIRSLINYRPAQMSMSKRRIANIAMALANEPDIIIYDNPVLGLDIVSAKAIKSLIKLIKEKYNMVTVVATNDICFAKEIADSLIYVDQTVVMCDAPEVVLHSDNVLIKEYLAGESL
- a CDS encoding ABC transporter permease — translated: MDILHALGVPVVRYIRILVDFNIFVYKTILSFKRNLKHGKHIILRVTSFQVLFTAVDAIPLVILLSVFLFSAIIMQVDMFVPQVGAGIFLGKIFTILVVRELAPLIISFILIARSGTAIAAELSSMVVNQEINSLKVLGIDPLYFIVAPRVIGMTISLLCLSFIFTVVTIVGGMLLSNYYLYVPTAQYMDGVFSSITPLDIGINIFKSILFGFIISFICCFYGISTRYASTEIPQMTTKAVISSFFWCFIISAFITVLYY
- the argS gene encoding arginine--tRNA ligase, with amino-acid sequence MNKVITEIIISSLKNTLNQMCSDSGISPETLPDILLETPSDKQFGDISTNCALQLARTFKNAPPKIALGIKEALDNDPALSDTVQEIKIAGPGFINFYLTQHACHIMLRTIHEQEKDYGRVNVGKGKKVMVEFVSANPTGPLTVAHGRQAAVGDTLSHILSFAGYDVTREYLINDRGKQIHILGLSVYARYKEKLGKGDSFPEDGYKGAYIYDIAQSIIDKDGNKYLNSTQEDVIPYFMEYASNTILEDIKHDLTEFNVRFDSWFSEKKFAQTTKIEAVLETLREKKLTYTDEGALWFRSTQYGDDKDRVLIKNTGDMTYITPDIAYHDDKCKRGYEMLINLWGPDHHGYIQRLKASLTALGYDENILTVVIVQLATLFQGDTRLSMSTRAGEFISLREVIDEVGVDSARYFFVRRKTDSHLDFDLELAKKQSSDNPVYYVQYAHARISSIFKKAREEKGIYITKELLQNARLELLNEPEALDLLKFLGRFEDIVGIAADKLESHWIPLYLEDLASKMHVFYTRCRVLSDDEELTLARLTLIDAARIVIANGLHLLGVKAPCRM
- the rsfS gene encoding ribosome silencing factor, whose translation is MCAKIADEKKGTDIILFDIKEISSVADYFVFITGSNNKHVKALAEEIGCTNKKKHNIHYYHMEGLSDSKWVIIDYFDVVIHVFTPEARQHYDLERLWEDAQKITYGTVTDE
- the nadD gene encoding nicotinate-nucleotide adenylyltransferase, encoding MKICLFGGTFNPIHNGHLYIAQMALEQYRLGKVIFIPAYIPPHKRNKNIIDPKDRMHMIRCSIKGNNAFTLSDIEIVRGGTSYSVDTLRSMKKIISENDELFFLMGTDSMADFHSWHQSQEIVKLCKIISYERPGCLYNETLAGMGTLKKYFSRSIKGFPIAVSSSDIRKRIKNNINIKYIVPEKAEKYIKQKGLYL